One part of the Micrococcus sp. 2A genome encodes these proteins:
- a CDS encoding lipid II flippase MurJ, producing MSSRPAPRRALETAPAATPTQDEVTAEGAAQTASPGATPSAATEATAPADVVPEGEQRAARSTAIMAAGTLVSRVLGFVRTILLAVAIGSTALVADVFESANTIPNVIYMLLAGGIFNVVLVPQLIKHAKDADRGADYTSRLMTLATLVMAAFTVLLTLAAAPLMSTLTAGWSEPMLALGTVLAVWTLPQVFFYGMYAIVGQVLNAHGRFGAYMWAPVVNNVVAIATIVLYLVMFGRYSGGDQLAEWTTTQTMVLAGGHTLGIVAQALILFLPLRRLGLGLRPTFGWRGMGLRSTGRLAGWTLLTMLVGNVVNLLCTRIVTGATAARADASARIPGTEGWSDAFAQAAVPGLQAYNVGMLIAILPHSVFVISLATVLFNRLTRAVGRGDDGAVRDSLRSGLRAFTVPLLFAVGLYVVLAGPLGRIFGSSADTALASGVAIGQILLILAAGLPFRSASFYLLRSFYAAEDARTPMVIQVTSALGMLVLAYAGAWVLPAWSFGHWVAAVGTLSYVYQFVVAHALTVRRIGDYGLASVVAAHAQTGLAALVAAVPGAAVVWLLGGYDGGYAWESILTALLTCALTGAVMAPVYLMVLRALRFPELDDALRPIVSRVPALGRVLGSRSPSAR from the coding sequence ATGAGCAGCAGACCTGCCCCGCGCCGCGCGCTGGAGACCGCCCCGGCCGCCACCCCCACCCAGGACGAGGTGACCGCCGAGGGGGCCGCGCAGACCGCCTCCCCCGGGGCGACGCCCTCGGCGGCCACCGAGGCCACGGCGCCCGCCGACGTCGTGCCGGAGGGCGAGCAGCGCGCCGCCCGCTCCACCGCGATCATGGCCGCGGGAACGCTCGTCTCCCGCGTGCTGGGCTTCGTGCGCACCATCCTGCTGGCGGTCGCGATCGGCTCGACCGCGCTCGTGGCGGACGTCTTCGAGTCCGCGAACACGATCCCCAACGTGATCTACATGCTGCTCGCGGGCGGCATCTTCAACGTGGTGCTCGTGCCCCAGCTGATCAAGCACGCGAAGGACGCCGACCGCGGCGCGGACTACACCTCGCGCCTCATGACCCTGGCGACCCTCGTGATGGCGGCGTTCACGGTGCTGCTGACGCTGGCCGCCGCGCCCCTCATGAGCACCCTCACCGCGGGCTGGTCCGAGCCGATGCTCGCGCTCGGCACGGTCCTGGCCGTCTGGACCCTGCCCCAGGTGTTCTTCTACGGGATGTACGCGATCGTGGGCCAGGTGCTCAACGCCCACGGGCGGTTCGGCGCGTACATGTGGGCGCCCGTGGTGAACAACGTGGTCGCGATCGCCACGATCGTCCTCTACCTCGTGATGTTCGGCCGCTACTCGGGCGGGGACCAGCTCGCGGAGTGGACCACCACGCAGACCATGGTGCTCGCCGGCGGCCACACCCTGGGCATCGTGGCGCAGGCGCTCATCCTGTTCCTGCCCCTGCGGAGGCTCGGCCTGGGCCTGCGCCCCACGTTCGGCTGGAGGGGCATGGGCCTGCGCTCCACGGGCAGGCTCGCGGGCTGGACCCTGCTGACCATGCTGGTCGGCAACGTGGTCAACCTGCTGTGCACCCGCATCGTCACCGGCGCGACGGCGGCCCGCGCGGACGCCTCCGCCCGCATCCCCGGCACGGAGGGCTGGTCCGACGCCTTCGCGCAGGCCGCGGTGCCCGGGCTCCAGGCGTACAACGTGGGCATGCTGATCGCGATCCTGCCGCACTCGGTGTTCGTGATCTCCCTGGCCACCGTGCTCTTCAACCGCCTCACCCGCGCCGTGGGCAGGGGCGACGACGGGGCCGTCCGCGACTCCCTGCGCTCCGGCCTGCGGGCGTTCACGGTGCCGCTGCTCTTCGCCGTGGGCCTCTACGTGGTGCTCGCTGGGCCCCTGGGCCGCATCTTCGGCTCCTCCGCGGACACCGCGCTGGCCTCCGGCGTGGCGATCGGCCAGATCCTCCTCATCCTGGCCGCGGGCCTGCCGTTCCGCTCCGCGAGCTTCTACCTGCTGCGCAGCTTCTACGCGGCCGAGGACGCCCGGACGCCCATGGTCATCCAGGTGACCTCCGCCCTCGGGATGCTGGTGCTCGCGTACGCCGGCGCCTGGGTGCTCCCGGCCTGGTCGTTCGGCCACTGGGTGGCCGCCGTCGGCACGCTCTCCTACGTCTACCAGTTCGTGGTCGCCCACGCGCTGACGGTGCGGCGCATCGGCGACTACGGCCTGGCCTCCGTGGTGGCCGCGCACGCGCAGACCGGCCTGGCGGCCCTCGTGGCCGCGGTGCCGGGCGCGGCGGTGGTGTGGCTGCTCGGCGGCTACGACGGCGGCTACGCGTGGGAATCCATCCTGACGGCACTGCTCACCTGCGCACTGACAGGCGCCGTGATGGCCCCCGTCTACCTGATGGTGCTGCGCGCCCTGCGCTTCCCCGAGCTCGACGACGCGCTGCGGCCGATCGTCAGCCGCGTGCCGGCCCTGGGCCGCGTGCTCGGCTCCCGTTCCCCCTCCGCCCGCTGA
- a CDS encoding CCA tRNA nucleotidyltransferase produces MELSHDSLALPPGFPADASLPAVVVELGERFAGAGHELSLVGGPVRDLFLGRDSGDLDFTTDADPDAAEAVGAGWADATWDVGRRFGTIGFRKGGWQLEVTTYRAEQYDPESRKPQVAFGDSLEDDLFRRDFTVNAMALRLPEMALVDPHGGVRDLAAGALRTPGTPEDSFSDDPLRMLRAARFASQLGFEVAPEVEAAMTAMAERIAIISAERVREELVKLVCGAHPRRGLDLLVRTGLAEHVLPELPALKLETDEHHRHKDVYDHSLTVLEQAAQLEAEYSPERPDVVLRLAALLHDVGKPATRRFEKGGAVTFRHHENVGAKLVRKRLRALKFDNDTIRAVARLVELHMRFYGYGDAGWTDSAVRRYVHDAGDLLPRLHALTRSDVTTRNRLKAERLAHAYDDLERRIAEISEAEEMAAVRPDLDGEQIMALLGLRPGPVVGRAYRHLLEWRLDEGPHEADVAESELRRWWAEQPEAQEGAEG; encoded by the coding sequence ATGGAACTGAGCCACGACTCCCTCGCACTGCCCCCCGGCTTCCCCGCGGACGCCTCCCTGCCCGCCGTCGTCGTGGAGCTGGGGGAGAGGTTCGCCGGCGCCGGGCACGAGCTGTCCCTCGTGGGCGGCCCGGTGCGCGACCTCTTCCTGGGGCGGGACTCGGGGGACCTGGACTTCACCACGGACGCGGACCCGGACGCCGCCGAGGCCGTGGGCGCCGGCTGGGCGGACGCCACGTGGGACGTGGGCCGGCGGTTCGGGACGATCGGCTTCCGCAAGGGCGGCTGGCAGCTGGAGGTGACCACCTACCGCGCCGAGCAGTACGACCCGGAGAGCCGCAAGCCGCAGGTGGCCTTCGGGGACAGCCTCGAGGACGACCTCTTCCGCCGCGACTTCACCGTGAACGCGATGGCCCTGCGCCTGCCCGAGATGGCTCTCGTGGACCCGCACGGCGGCGTGCGGGACCTCGCCGCGGGCGCGCTGCGCACCCCCGGCACCCCCGAGGACTCCTTCTCGGACGACCCGCTGCGCATGCTGCGCGCCGCCCGCTTCGCCTCCCAGCTCGGCTTCGAGGTGGCGCCCGAGGTGGAGGCCGCGATGACGGCCATGGCCGAGCGCATCGCGATCATCTCCGCCGAGCGCGTGCGGGAGGAGCTCGTGAAGCTCGTGTGCGGCGCCCACCCGCGGCGCGGGCTGGACCTGCTGGTCCGCACCGGCCTGGCCGAGCACGTGCTGCCCGAGCTGCCCGCGCTGAAGCTGGAGACGGACGAGCACCACCGCCACAAGGACGTCTACGACCACTCCCTCACGGTGCTCGAGCAGGCCGCCCAGCTGGAGGCGGAGTACTCCCCGGAGCGGCCCGACGTCGTCCTGCGCCTCGCTGCGCTGCTGCACGACGTCGGCAAGCCCGCCACGCGCCGCTTCGAGAAGGGCGGCGCCGTGACGTTCCGGCACCACGAGAACGTGGGCGCCAAGCTGGTGCGCAAGCGGCTGCGCGCCCTGAAGTTCGACAACGACACCATCAGGGCCGTGGCCCGCCTCGTGGAGCTGCACATGCGCTTCTACGGGTACGGGGACGCCGGGTGGACCGACTCCGCCGTGCGCCGCTACGTGCACGACGCCGGGGACCTCCTGCCGCGTCTCCACGCGCTGACCCGCTCGGACGTGACCACGCGCAACCGCCTCAAGGCCGAGCGCCTGGCCCACGCGTACGACGACCTCGAGCGGCGCATCGCCGAGATCTCCGAGGCGGAGGAGATGGCGGCCGTCCGTCCGGACCTGGACGGCGAGCAGATCATGGCGCTGCTCGGCCTCCGCCCCGGCCCCGTGGTCGGGCGGGCCTACCGGCACCTGCTCGAGTGGCGCCTCGACGAGGGCCCGCACGAGGCGGATGTGGCCGAGTCCGAGCTGCGCCGCTGGTGGGCGGAGCAGCCGGAGGCTCAGGAGGGCGCGGAGGGCTGA
- a CDS encoding NUDIX hydrolase, which translates to MTSPDPSAHRGAPLPSALGLRRRRPEPVRAEVPPVVAPRAPGAAGLPTVEEVSAGGIVIREHEDGLEVAIIARYNRGGRLEWCLPKGHPEGAEDHRQAAVREVEEETGIAGHILEPLGSIDYWFTVSRHRVHKTVHHFLLRATGGELTIENDPDHEAVDVAWVRLEDVARRLSFANERRIVDLARRIVDQHFPAGGARDHRP; encoded by the coding sequence ATGACCAGCCCCGATCCTTCTGCGCACCGGGGCGCCCCCCTGCCCTCCGCACTGGGGCTGCGACGACGTCGTCCCGAGCCCGTCCGAGCGGAGGTTCCCCCCGTCGTCGCGCCGCGGGCCCCCGGGGCGGCCGGACTGCCCACCGTCGAGGAGGTCTCCGCCGGCGGCATCGTGATCCGCGAGCACGAGGACGGCCTCGAGGTGGCCATCATCGCCCGGTACAACCGCGGCGGACGCCTCGAGTGGTGCCTGCCCAAGGGCCACCCCGAGGGCGCCGAGGACCACCGCCAGGCGGCCGTGCGCGAAGTCGAGGAGGAGACCGGGATCGCCGGGCACATCCTCGAGCCGCTGGGCTCCATCGACTACTGGTTCACCGTGTCCCGCCACCGCGTGCACAAGACCGTGCACCACTTCCTGCTGCGCGCGACCGGCGGCGAGCTGACCATCGAGAACGACCCGGACCACGAGGCCGTGGACGTGGCGTGGGTGCGCCTCGAGGACGTCGCGCGGCGCCTCTCCTTCGCCAACGAGCGCCGGATCGTGGACCTGGCGCGGCGGATCGTGGACCAGCACTTCCCCGCGGGCGGCGCCCGCGACCACCGCCCCTGA